A single region of the Arthrobacter sp. zg-Y20 genome encodes:
- a CDS encoding SURF1 family protein — MYRFLLSARWLGWLVMVCVLAAACVGLGLWQMDRRTESLADSARIESNYDAAPVAYAEAGKYFDRFDESAEWLPVTLEGTYDSSEQRIVRNRPLKGRPGYEVLVPLKLDDGTAVAVNRGWLPIGDDEAGHPDSIPAAPEGRVSVVARVKAAEPELTRRAPEGQLASIDLSAFADELEYPLHEGSYGLMASEDPRTAVVPEAAPRPEVDEGLHLSYGLQWYGFALMMFLGLGYAARQEALNRYYDGIEDDEDDDDEIIAANPTPSRRRPPRKKRGPTGEEEEDAILDAQGF; from the coding sequence ATGTACCGCTTCCTTTTATCCGCCCGCTGGCTCGGTTGGCTTGTGATGGTTTGCGTCCTGGCTGCCGCGTGCGTCGGACTGGGCCTGTGGCAGATGGACCGCCGTACGGAGTCCCTGGCCGACAGTGCGCGCATCGAATCCAACTACGACGCCGCCCCGGTTGCGTACGCGGAGGCCGGAAAGTACTTCGACCGGTTCGACGAATCGGCCGAGTGGCTGCCCGTGACCCTGGAGGGCACCTACGATTCCTCGGAGCAGCGTATTGTACGGAACCGGCCCCTGAAGGGACGGCCCGGCTACGAGGTGCTGGTGCCGCTCAAGCTCGACGACGGCACGGCGGTGGCGGTCAACCGCGGCTGGCTGCCGATCGGCGACGATGAAGCGGGGCACCCGGACAGCATTCCGGCTGCGCCGGAAGGACGGGTCAGCGTTGTTGCCCGGGTCAAGGCCGCCGAGCCGGAGCTGACTCGCAGGGCTCCCGAAGGCCAGCTCGCGTCGATTGACCTTTCCGCGTTTGCGGACGAACTGGAGTACCCGTTGCACGAGGGCTCCTACGGGCTGATGGCCAGCGAAGATCCGCGCACGGCCGTTGTCCCCGAAGCTGCGCCGCGGCCGGAAGTGGATGAAGGCCTGCACCTGTCCTACGGACTGCAGTGGTACGGGTTCGCGTTGATGATGTTCCTGGGCCTGGGATACGCCGCCCGTCAGGAAGCCCTGAACCGCTATTACGACGGGATCGAGGATGACGAGGACGACGACGACGAAATCATCGCCGCCAATCCGACTCCGTCCCGCCGTCGTCCGCCGCGGAAAAAGCGCGGACCAACCGGCGAAGAAGAGGAAGACGCAATCCTGGACGCGCAGGGGTTCTAA
- a CDS encoding DUF3099 domain-containing protein, translating to MAKDTNRGDSVPRITAAPNPHTDEMHARMIKYGVSMGIRVVCLFLLFFVHGWLLWVVIAGAVVLPYFAVIMANGGADTRNMQASDAMINQPPAAAIDAPAPPPDTAHTEESPETSVVPGEIVENTDDDDDDDDDKA from the coding sequence ATGGCTAAGGACACAAATCGCGGGGACAGTGTTCCCCGGATCACCGCCGCGCCTAACCCGCACACCGATGAGATGCATGCCCGCATGATCAAGTACGGCGTGTCGATGGGCATCCGCGTGGTGTGCCTTTTCCTGCTGTTCTTCGTTCACGGCTGGTTGTTGTGGGTGGTTATTGCCGGTGCAGTGGTATTGCCCTATTTCGCTGTCATCATGGCCAACGGCGGCGCCGACACCCGCAACATGCAGGCCTCCGACGCCATGATCAACCAGCCTCCGGCTGCAGCTATTGACGCTCCTGCTCCGCCGCCGGACACCGCACACACAGAAGAATCCCCCGAGACCTCCGTGGTGCCGGGCGAGATAGTAGAGAACACTGATGATGACGACGACGACGACGACGACAAGGCCTAA